The following are from one region of the Corylus avellana chromosome ca1, CavTom2PMs-1.0 genome:
- the LOC132171352 gene encoding uncharacterized mitochondrial protein AtMg00810-like, with protein sequence MTTVRVFLAVVAAKGWLIHQLDVNNAFLHGDLDEEVYMTMPPRFAVKGENKADYSLFTRLHGVSYIALLIYVDDVAIASNDSKAVSEFITLLNDKFKLKDLGPLKFFFLGLVSQRKYALEVLEDSGLLASKPVSFPMEQNLKLSKDVGDLLPDPTSYRRLAGRLLYLTITWPDLAYSVQALSQFMDQPRQPHLDATTRVLRYVKNSPAQGLLFSAKSDFCLKAFSDLDWAGCVDTRRSITGFCVFLGNSLVSWKSKKQHTISRSSTETECRAMASTACELTWLVSLLHDFHIPHPKAALLFCDSKSTLHIAANPVFHERTKHIEIDEIDCHLICEKIQLGLFRILHVSSQNQLADIFTKGLGFKDFSRLLSKMFVKDVCHPS encoded by the exons ATGACAACTGTTAGGGTTTTCTTAGCTGTTGTTGCAGCCAAGGGATGGTTAATTCATCAATTGGATGTTAATAATGCCTTCTTACATGGAGACTTAGATGAAGAGGTGTACATGACCATGCCTCCTAGATTTGCTGTTAAGGGGGAGAACAAG GCTGACTACTCCTTGTTTACAAGGCTTCATGGTGTTTCTTACATTGCTCTCTTAATCTATGTTGATGATGTGGCCATAGCAAGCAATGATTCTAAGGCAGTTTCTGAGTTTATCACTCTGCTTAATGATAAGTTTAAGCTGAAAGATTTAGGccctttgaagtttttttttttgggacttgTCTCTCAACGAAAGTATGCCCTAGAAGTTCTTGAAGATTCAGGTCTCTTAGCTTCCAAACCTGTTTCTTTTCCCATGGAACAAAATCTTAAGCTCTCCAAGGATGTTGGGGATCTTCTTCCTGATCCAACTAGTTACAGAAGGTTGGCTGGCAGGTTACTTTATCTTACCATAACTTGGCCTGATCTAGCTTATTCTGTTCAAGCCTTGAGTCAGTTCATGGATCAACCAAGACAACCTCATCTAGACGCTACTACTAGAGTCCTGAGATATGTCAAGAACTCTCCTGCTCAAGGGCTTTTGTTTTCTGCTAAGTCAGATTTTTGTCTAAAAGCTTTTTCAGATTTGGATTGGGCAGGTTGTGTTGATACTAGAAGGTCAATCACTGGCTTCTGTGTGTTCCTTGGTAATTCATTAGTTTCTtggaaatcaaagaaacaaCACACCATCTCCAGGTCTTCTACTGAGACAGAATGTAGGGCTATGGCATCTACTGCTTGTGAACTAACATGGCTTGTCTCTCTTCTTCATGATTTTCATATACCTCATCCAAAGGCTGCATTGCTCTTCTGTGATAGCAAGTCTACTTTGCATATAGCTGCCAATCCTGTTTTTCACGAGAGAACTAAGCACATAGAGATTGACGAGATTGACTGCCATTTAATTTGTGAAAAGATTCAACTTGGTTTGTTCAGAATTTTGCACGTGTCTTCTCAGAACCAACTGGCTGATATCTTCACAAAAGGCCTTGGTTTTAAGGATTTTTCTAGGTTACTTTCCAAGATGTTTGTCAAGGATGTTTGCCATCcatcttga
- the LOC132171362 gene encoding uncharacterized protein LOC132171362, whose amino-acid sequence MDTSNEGASSFGSAHSSGSSAVQRVCFCERPTIVKTANTEKNFGRRFVSCENWKINQDCGFLEWLDPKMCSFDKKVVHHLHQRHEYLEAQVKRYETLVEVEVGKVRAEHEKKNCAAKGRNGE is encoded by the exons ATGGATACCTCAAATGAAGGTGCAAGCTCTTTTGGTTCAGCTCATAGCAGTGGTTCATCTGCGGTGCAGCGCGTTTGCTTCTGCGAGCGGCCGACTATTGTCAAAACAGCCAACACTGAGAAAAACTTTGGAAGGAGGTTTGTGAGTTGCGAAAACTGGAAG ATTAACCAAGACTGTGGTTTCTTGGAATGGCTTGATCCTAAAATGTGCTCCTTTGATAAGAAGGTGGTACATCATTTGCATCAAAGGCATGAATATTTGGAGGCTCAAGTGAAACGATATGAAACattggttgaagttgaagttgggaAGGTGAGAGCagaacatgagaaaaaaaacTGTGCAGCTAAAGGTAGAAATGGAGAGTGA